The DNA window ATCCCGACTGCACGTAGTGGTACAGCGTGTTGGTGAACTCCCTGAAGCCGGCGACGGCCGTGTTGTACGACCAACGTCGGAACTCGTCGGTCACCCGATCGATGAGACGGTGGGTGGCCCGCTGCACCTCGAGATCCGCCTCTGTCGGCTCCCGGTCCGCGGGCTCCGGTCCGGGCAGCTCGCCGATCCCGAGACGCCATAGCCTGTGCACGAACCGCGAGCACCCCTCGATGATCTCGTCGGTCTGGTCGTTCCAGTCCACATCGTCGACCGCCGGGCCGGCGGAGAGATGGAACAGCCGCAGCGAGTCGGCGCCGACGGTCTCCAGGTAGCGCGAGGGCGCCACCACGTTGCCCTTGGACTTGGACATGGCGCTGCCGCCCAGGCGGATCATGCCCTGGTTGAACAGGCGGGTGAAGGGCTCGCGCAGCTCGGGGGGTACGAGCCCGAGGTCGGCGAGGGCCTTGGTGTAGAAGCGGGCGTAGAGCAGGTGGAGGATGGCGTGGGTGATGCCGCCGATGTACTGGTCGACCGGCATCCAGTGTCGAACGAGGTCCTGGTCGAACGGCACATCGGTGGACCAGGGATCGCAGAAGCGGAGGAAGTACCACGACGAGTCGACGAACGTGTCGAGCGTGTCCGTCTCCCGCTCGGCGGGCCCGCCGCACGTGGGGCACGATACGTACCGGAACCCCTCGTTGTACTTCAACGGTGACTCCCCGGTGGGGCGGAACTCGACGTCGTCCGGAGCGAGCACGGGCAGCTGGTCGTCGGGGACGGTCGCCAGCCCGCACGACTCGCAGTAGATGACGGGGATCGGGCAGCCCCAGTACCGCTGCCGGCTCACGAGCCAGTCGCGCAGCCGATAGTTGACCGTGCGCCTGCCGATTCCCTCGGCCTCCAGCCACTCGATGGCAGCCTGTATGGCGTCGTCCATGCCCAGCCCGTCCAGCCAGGCGCTGTTGATCGTGATCCCGTCGCCCGTGTACGCCTCGCCCTCCCACCCCTCGGGGGGCGCCACCGTGCGCACGATGGGCAGGCCGTAGGTCCGGGCGAACTCCCAGTCGCGCTGGTCCTCACCGGGAACGGCCATGATCGCCCCCGTGCCGTAGCCCGAGAGGACGTAGTCGGCCAGATAGACGGGAACCGGCTCGCCGGTGAAGGGGTTGATCACGCGGCTTCCCGTGAAGACGCCGCGCTTCTCCAGACCACCCTCGGTCGACTGGCGCTCGATCTCGGTGCTGCGGGCCACCCTCTCGAGCAGCTCGTCGACGGCAGCGCGCTGCTCGGGGACCGTCAGCTCGTCGACCAGCGGGTGCTCGGGCGCCAGCACGGCATAGGTCATGCCGAAGCTGGTGTCGGGCCGGGTGGTGAAGACTCGCACCGACAGACCTGAGTGGCCCTCGACGGCCATGTCGAACTCGACTCCCTCGGAGCGCCCGATCCAGTTGCGCTGCATGACCTTGACCCGCTCGGGCCAGTCGAGGTCGTCGAGTGAGTCCAACAGCTCTTGGGCGTACGCAGTGATGCGGAAGAACCACTGCTCCAGCTCGCGCTTGACGACCACGTCGCCCGAGCGCTCGCACGTGCCGTCGGGGAGCACCTGCTCGTTGGCCAGGACCGTCTGACATCCCGGGCACCAGTTCACCGGCGCCCGATCCCGGTAGGCCAGGCCCGCCTCGAGGAAGCGCTTGAAGATGACCTGGTTCCAGCGGATGTACTCGGGATCGTGGCTGCGCAGCTCCCGTCGCCAGTCGTAGACGGCCCCCAGGGCCTTGAGGCTCGCCTTGAGCTCGTCGATCCGGGCCTCGGTGAACACCCGGGGGTGCACCCCCGTCTGGATGGCGGCGTTCTCGGCCGGCAGCCCGAAGGAGTCGAAGCCGATGGGCGACAGGACCGCCCGCCCGAGCATGGTGTGGTACCGGACGACAAGGTCCCCGAACGTGTAGTTGCGAATGTGGCCCTGGTGCGCTGGCCCGCTCGGGTAGGGGTACATGCAGAGCACGTACTCAGCCGGGCGGGGGTCGTCGGCATCGACCTCGTAGGTGCCGTCGGCCGCCCACCGCTCCTGCCATTTCTTCTCGATGGCGCCGACGTCGTAGGCCTCTGCCATGCCTGGGATGGTACCGGGGGGATGCCTGCCACCGGCCCCGATGTCGGACCTCTGCCGGCCGCCGGGGCGGCGCCTCGGAGGACCACCGCTTGCTAAGTTATGAGGCCTCGGGGGCGTAGCTCAGTTGGTAGAGCGCTTGACTGGCAGTCAAGAGGTTTCGTGGGTTCGAGTCCCATCGCCTCCACAAAAGAGCAGGCCAAAGGCGGTGTGGCCTTCGGGTCCGCGGTCGTCCAGGAGCGTCTCGGCCTCGCCTATGCCGGCCTCGAGACGGCGGCGATGCTCGACGCCGGACTTCACCGAACAGGACCGCTTCCTTCGTCGACGCGGCGCGTCGGCATCCCTGGTCGGAGGGCCTGGACAAGTTCGGCACGGGCGCGGGCAACCCTCGACCGGATCGTACCCACTGGACAGTCGCAGACGCCGGACAGCCCGTCGGGACGACTCCTCCTGCCGGTCCATAGCGAGCGGCCCGGATGGGCGTGGAACCAGCCGGTTGTGGGAGGCTGACTCCGCGAGCAGGGGACACTGATGATGCCGCTAGCCACCGCCCTCGACCCGTCACCGCCGGTCCAGATTCACGAGCTGCTCACGGGCTGGCAGTTCGGTGAGTGGTTCGCCCTCGTCGCCTTCATCGTTCAGGTCGTCGGGGCGGTGTGGTACGTGGCCGCAGTCGGCCGGCTGCGCCGCCACGGCCGGACCTGGTCGACGTGGCGGACCACGGCCTTCCTGGCCGGGGTCCTCGTGCTCGACATCGCCGTAGTCTCGGGGGTCGCCTCATATGACGACACGGTGTTCACGATCCATGTCGTCCAGCACTTGCTCCTCATGATGGTGGCCCCACCGCTGCTGGCCTTTGGCGCGCCCATCACGCTGGCGATACAGGCGGCCCGGCGACCGCTCCAGAGCCGCATCGTGCACCTGCTGCACCTTCGGGTGGTTCGCATTCTGACGCTCCCTCTGGTGGCTGGGGCCCTGTACTACGCGTCGATGTACGGCTTCTTCCTGACCTCCTTCTATCCGTTCTCGCTGCGCCACCCCCTCGTCCACAACCTCAGCCACGTGGTCATGTTCGGGTTGGGATGCGTCTTCTGGTGGCCGATGGTGGCCGTCGACCAGCTGCCCAACCGACCCGCCTTCTCGACCCGCATCATCGCCATGTTCGTGGGGATGCCCCTCGAGGTCTTCCTCGGACTGGCAATCATGAACCTCGGGAGCCCCATCGCGCCCCAACACACCCTGTCCGACACGCACACGGGTGGCGCCGTCTTCTGGGGAGCGAGCATGATCATCACCTTCGCGGCGGCCCTGGTGATGCTCGACCAGTGGATGAGGCAGGAGGAACGCCGCGCTCGCCGACGAGATCGCAAGCCCAGCGCCCAGGAGGCGCGGCGGCTGCAGATGTGGGAGGCGGCATGGGGTGCGCAGGGGCCGCCCTTGTCCACCGCGCCGGGCGACGTCGAGCCCAGCGGGGAGCGACCAACCTGATAGATCGGTGGGACAGGGCCCTGCACCCCGGCTGATAACAAGGCCGCGACCGTGAGCGAGACGGGTAGTCCCGAGCCCGGATTCTGCTCCCCCACACCTCGAGCTGGGCGGCTGGCATGGCAGCACACCATTTCGTCACCATGTTTCGAGACGAGCCCTAATGCCGGCTGACGAAGACCACGGTGTCGTGCAGCGTCGCGGCTTGCCCATCGGGTCCGGTCGCCTCCCTCGGCACGACTTCGCCGATGACGGTCTCCCAATTGGCGTCGTCCAACTGCAAGGTGGAGAGCTCTTCGGTCGGGATGGGAAAATGGTGATCGGCATGACCCTGTGCCCAGGCCCAAGGCGGCGCCTCGGCGTGACCGACGATCAGCAGGTACCCCCCCGGAGCGACTGCCGCGGCCGCGCGCTGTAGGACACTGGTGCGGGGAAAGTCGATGGGTGAGTGCAGGAAGCACGCCGCTACCAACTCATAATCGCAGGTCGTGGGCTGCCAGGAGCTCAGATCCTCGACGAGCCAGGTGATCTGTCCGCCGGAGAGGCCGCGGGCGTCTGCCCGCCACGGCGCCTACCGGTCTATCGAATCGTCGGCGACGACGACGACAAGGCCTCACCCACCCACCTCCGTAGCCCGCGTCCGATCGGCTGGTCCTGTGCGGCTGGCACCGTCTCACGGCGAGCCCGAGCAACGAGCGCCGCTGCAACATAGCTACAGGTGGCGACGGCCAGGACGGCGAAGCTCGGCGGCATGCTCGGGACGAGATAGCTCAGCACCACCCCGATCCACATCGAGGCGACGGCGATCGCTCCAGAGATGGCGAGGCCCACGAACGGACGGGTCGTCAGTCGCTGGGCCGCGCCGCCGGGCGCAGCCATGAGTCCGAGCAGGAGAAGCGCACCCACGGCCGGCGCGGCCTGGGCGGCGGTGACACCAACGAGGACGAGGAACGCGATCCCGAGTATCCGGACCGGGACACCTCGAGCGGCAGCCACGGCCTCGTCCACACTGGCGAATAGGAGCGGCCGGGCAATCAGCACGACGGCGAGACTGACGACGCCACATACGATCGCCGCCAACACGCTTTGGGTGGCAGACAACCCGAAGATCGAGCCGAACAGATAGTTGACGCTGGCGCTGCCGTTGCCGGTGCTCCGGCTCGTGGTGTAGATAGTGAGAAAGAACACTCCCAGCCCGAGGATCCACGCGAAGACGCTCCCGATCACCACGTCGTCGGGTCGTGAGCGGGACCCGAGTGCGGCAAGGCCCAGAGCCACCAGCACCGTCGCCGCGAACAGGCCGACTCCGGGGTCGAGTCCGAAAGCAAGTGCCGCCAGCGCACCGGTGTAGGCCACATGGCCCAGGGCATCTGAGGTGAACACCTGAGCCCGCAGCACGAGGAAATACCCCACCAATCCGCAGGCAAGAGCGATGAAGGTGCCGGCCAGGAGGCCATAGCGAATGAACGAATGCCCGAAGAAGGTTGTCAGTCCGTTCCCTGCCGCGGTCGCTAGGAAGAACATCAGGTTGCAATGCGCGCGCTCAAAGTGACCGGCGGTAGACGACGCCTCCGGTCGAGCACGTACCGGACGACGAACGACACCAGATACAGCCCGAAAGCGAAGCTGGTGAGGTAGAAGCCCATCGGGTAGGGCGAGTAATAGGACACGACCAGGCCCAGCCACGTGACGATCAGCGCAATGAGCACCGAGAGCGCCAGGCCGAGGACCGGCCGGACGGTGAACCGCTGGGCCGTGGCGGCAGGCATCACCAGCAGGGCGAACACGAGCAGTGAACCGGTGATCTGACTGGCCTCGGCCACGGCCACCCCGAGCACGACGAGGAACACGACGCTGAGGAGCCGCACCCTCACGCCCCGAGCGGCGGCGACGTCCGGATCGACCGTCGCGAACAGCAGCGGGCGACCGATGAGGCCCAGAACGGCGAGTGCCGCGATGCCGACGACGAACAGTGTCCACACTTGGGCGGTCGTGATACCGAGGAACGTCCCGAACAGCAGGGCGTTCACGCCGTTGAGGAAGCCCTTGTAGAGGGCGACGAACAAGAACCCTGCCGCCAGGGCGAACGCCTGCAAGGTGCCGATCACCGCTGACTCCTCGGTGAAGCCACGCCGGGAGGTGCCCGACCCCGGCACGGCGGCGACGATGAGCGCACCGCCCACGGCGAAGGCGAAGTACCCGAGGCTCGCTGCCACGCCGATAAGCGTGGCGCCAGCGGCGCCGGGAAAGGCGATGACCGCCAAGGTGTGCCCGGCGAAGGTCTGGCGGCGAAGGACCATGAACCACCCCACCACCGCAGCGGTGACGGCCACGATCGTGCCGGCCAGGAGGGCGTTGACCATGAACGGATACGTGAAGAGCTGGCTGACGTCGCTGGCCGGGTTCCATGACCACCCGGTGGTGGTCGCCGCCAGAGCGCTCACCACCGTGGTTGGCCGGTGTGGCGGTCGGAGTGATGCGCGGGTGCCTCGGGTTGTCCGACCACGACGAGCCGGCCGTCGGAGGCCTGCAGGACCTCGATGGGCGCCCGGTACAGGCGGCTTAGGGTCTCGCTCGTGATGACCTCTTGGGCCGTGCCGCTGACGGCGCCGCCTTCGCCCAGGTAGACGACCCCGTCGAGATAGCCCAGGACGGGGTTGACGTCGTGGGCCACGAGCAGCACGGTGACGCCCTGGTCGGCGCAGATGTGTTGCACGAGCGCAGCGACGGCAGCCTGGTTGGGCAGGTCCAAGCTGTCGAGCGGCTCGTCGAGGATGAGCAGCTGGGGTCGGCGTACCAAGGCCTGGGCGATCAGGAGCCGTTGCTGCTCGCCACCGGAGACCTGTCCGATCGGACGATCGGCGTAGCCGTCGGCTCCGACGAGCTCGATGACCTCGTCCACGCGGGCCCTGCCCGCCCGCCGGGACGCTGCCCCGAACGGCGGCACCGACACCCCCCACCTGTCCCCATCGAGGCCCAGGCGGACGATGTCCGCGCCCCGGACACGAAGACTGGCATCGAAGCTGCGACGCTGGGGCAGGTAGCCGATGCGCTCGCCCGCCCGACCGGGAGGACGGCTAAGCACGGTGGCGCTACCGGCCGACAGTGGAAGGAGCCCGAGCGCCGTCTTG is part of the Acidimicrobiales bacterium genome and encodes:
- a CDS encoding metal ABC transporter permease produces the protein MFFLATAAGNGLTTFFGHSFIRYGLLAGTFIALACGLVGYFLVLRAQVFTSDALGHVAYTGALAALAFGLDPGVGLFAATVLVALGLAALGSRSRPDDVVIGSVFAWILGLGVFFLTIYTTSRSTGNGSASVNYLFGSIFGLSATQSVLAAIVCGVVSLAVVLIARPLLFASVDEAVAAARGVPVRILGIAFLVLVGVTAAQAAPAVGALLLLGLMAAPGGAAQRLTTRPFVGLAISGAIAVASMWIGVVLSYLVPSMPPSFAVLAVATCSYVAAALVARARRETVPAAQDQPIGRGLRRWVGEALSSSSPTIR
- a CDS encoding ATP-binding cassette domain-containing protein, with the translated sequence MTVRARLGPGSQPDGAATGSSHTEQPDTVVSFDRAAVRLGGRLLWSDVTLAVHRGEFVAVLGPNGVGKSTLVKTALGLLPLSAGSATVLSRPPGRAGERIGYLPQRRSFDASLRVRGADIVRLGLDGDRWGVSVPPFGAASRRAGRARVDEVIELVGADGYADRPIGQVSGGEQQRLLIAQALVRRPQLLILDEPLDSLDLPNQAAVAALVQHICADQGVTVLLVAHDVNPVLGYLDGVVYLGEGGAVSGTAQEVITSETLSRLYRAPIEVLQASDGRLVVVGQPEAPAHHSDRHTGQPRW
- a CDS encoding metal ABC transporter permease, with amino-acid sequence MSALAATTTGWSWNPASDVSQLFTYPFMVNALLAGTIVAVTAAVVGWFMVLRRQTFAGHTLAVIAFPGAAGATLIGVAASLGYFAFAVGGALIVAAVPGSGTSRRGFTEESAVIGTLQAFALAAGFLFVALYKGFLNGVNALLFGTFLGITTAQVWTLFVVGIAALAVLGLIGRPLLFATVDPDVAAARGVRVRLLSVVFLVVLGVAVAEASQITGSLLVFALLVMPAATAQRFTVRPVLGLALSVLIALIVTWLGLVVSYYSPYPMGFYLTSFAFGLYLVSFVVRYVLDRRRRLPPVTLSARIAT
- the leuS gene encoding leucine--tRNA ligase; amino-acid sequence: MAEAYDVGAIEKKWQERWAADGTYEVDADDPRPAEYVLCMYPYPSGPAHQGHIRNYTFGDLVVRYHTMLGRAVLSPIGFDSFGLPAENAAIQTGVHPRVFTEARIDELKASLKALGAVYDWRRELRSHDPEYIRWNQVIFKRFLEAGLAYRDRAPVNWCPGCQTVLANEQVLPDGTCERSGDVVVKRELEQWFFRITAYAQELLDSLDDLDWPERVKVMQRNWIGRSEGVEFDMAVEGHSGLSVRVFTTRPDTSFGMTYAVLAPEHPLVDELTVPEQRAAVDELLERVARSTEIERQSTEGGLEKRGVFTGSRVINPFTGEPVPVYLADYVLSGYGTGAIMAVPGEDQRDWEFARTYGLPIVRTVAPPEGWEGEAYTGDGITINSAWLDGLGMDDAIQAAIEWLEAEGIGRRTVNYRLRDWLVSRQRYWGCPIPVIYCESCGLATVPDDQLPVLAPDDVEFRPTGESPLKYNEGFRYVSCPTCGGPAERETDTLDTFVDSSWYFLRFCDPWSTDVPFDQDLVRHWMPVDQYIGGITHAILHLLYARFYTKALADLGLVPPELREPFTRLFNQGMIRLGGSAMSKSKGNVVAPSRYLETVGADSLRLFHLSAGPAVDDVDWNDQTDEIIEGCSRFVHRLWRLGIGELPGPEPADREPTEADLEVQRATHRLIDRVTDEFRRWSYNTAVAGFREFTNTLYHYVQSGSRAATLAEAVDTMLLLLAPMTPHVTAELWERRHGGHVHEQPWPQADPELVRRQAVTLVVQVNGKVRDRIEVDPAIDEADAERLALSSPKVREQLAGEAPARVVSRPPRLVNLVTARTG
- a CDS encoding cytochrome c oxidase assembly protein, coding for MPLATALDPSPPVQIHELLTGWQFGEWFALVAFIVQVVGAVWYVAAVGRLRRHGRTWSTWRTTAFLAGVLVLDIAVVSGVASYDDTVFTIHVVQHLLLMMVAPPLLAFGAPITLAIQAARRPLQSRIVHLLHLRVVRILTLPLVAGALYYASMYGFFLTSFYPFSLRHPLVHNLSHVVMFGLGCVFWWPMVAVDQLPNRPAFSTRIIAMFVGMPLEVFLGLAIMNLGSPIAPQHTLSDTHTGGAVFWGASMIITFAAALVMLDQWMRQEERRARRRDRKPSAQEARRLQMWEAAWGAQGPPLSTAPGDVEPSGERPT